In one window of Streptomyces sp. FXJ1.172 DNA:
- a CDS encoding APC family permease gives MPPNDVRTRQQLLRRKPVSAFLADAEAGAEQGEAHGSGLHRTVGSFQLTMIGVGATIGTGIFFTLSTAVPQAGPAVMLSFVIGAITAALTALCYAELTSAVPVSGSSYSYAYATLGELAAWVVGSCLLLEYAVSGAAIAVSWGQYLNDLTQRLFGFTMPAAIAAPPGDGGHVNLPGVALVVLCCLLLMRGAKESALVNTAMVLIKLGVLLLFIVIGITGFHSANLRPFAPLGFAGISAAASSVFFSFIGLDAVSTAGEEVKNPQKTLPRAIISALLVVTAFYCLVAMVGVGAQKWTLFNGQDAGLSAILQRVTGQSWPGAILSAGAVISIVSVTLVVIYGQTRILYSMGRDGMLPPVFHRVSARSGTPVVNTLIVGAFIALLAAFVPLDWLANLTSMGTLVAFAVVSVGVIVLRVREPELTRGFKVPGYPVVPALSVLFCGYLIWNLPADTFVLFAGWLLLALVVYLGYSRRHSRLAANEAAAVRSAAPRSRT, from the coding sequence ATGCCCCCGAACGATGTGAGAACCCGTCAGCAGCTGCTGCGCCGCAAGCCGGTCTCGGCCTTCCTGGCCGATGCCGAGGCAGGCGCCGAGCAGGGCGAAGCCCATGGCAGCGGGCTGCACCGGACCGTAGGCAGCTTCCAGCTCACGATGATCGGCGTCGGGGCGACCATTGGCACCGGGATCTTCTTCACCCTCAGCACCGCCGTGCCACAGGCGGGACCGGCGGTGATGCTCTCTTTCGTGATCGGCGCGATCACGGCCGCACTGACCGCCCTCTGCTACGCCGAACTCACCTCGGCGGTGCCGGTCTCCGGCTCGTCCTACTCCTACGCCTACGCCACGCTGGGCGAGCTGGCGGCCTGGGTGGTCGGCTCCTGCCTGCTGCTGGAGTACGCCGTCTCCGGCGCGGCCATCGCGGTCAGCTGGGGCCAGTACCTCAATGACCTGACGCAGCGCCTGTTCGGCTTCACCATGCCGGCGGCGATCGCCGCGCCACCCGGGGACGGTGGCCACGTCAACTTGCCGGGCGTGGCCCTGGTCGTGCTCTGCTGCCTGCTGCTGATGCGCGGCGCCAAGGAATCGGCCCTGGTCAACACCGCCATGGTGCTGATCAAACTGGGTGTGCTCCTACTCTTCATCGTCATCGGCATCACCGGTTTCCACTCCGCCAACCTGCGCCCCTTCGCCCCGCTCGGGTTCGCCGGAATCAGTGCGGCGGCCTCCTCGGTCTTCTTCTCCTTCATCGGCCTGGATGCCGTGTCCACGGCCGGTGAGGAGGTCAAGAACCCGCAGAAGACGCTGCCGCGGGCCATCATCAGCGCGCTGCTGGTGGTCACGGCCTTCTACTGCCTGGTGGCCATGGTCGGCGTCGGCGCGCAGAAGTGGACTCTCTTCAACGGCCAGGACGCTGGCCTTTCCGCGATCCTGCAGCGTGTCACCGGTCAGAGCTGGCCCGGTGCGATCCTCTCAGCGGGCGCGGTGATCTCCATCGTCAGCGTCACCCTGGTCGTCATCTACGGTCAGACCCGCATCCTTTACTCGATGGGCCGCGACGGCATGCTCCCACCGGTCTTCCACAGGGTGAGTGCGCGCAGCGGCACGCCCGTCGTCAACACTCTGATCGTCGGCGCCTTCATAGCACTGCTCGCCGCCTTCGTGCCGCTGGACTGGCTGGCCAACCTCACCAGCATGGGCACCCTGGTCGCCTTCGCCGTTGTTTCGGTCGGTGTGATCGTGCTCCGGGTACGTGAGCCCGAACTGACCCGCGGCTTCAAGGTTCCCGGGTACCCGGTGGTTCCCGCTCTGTCGGTGCTCTTCTGCGGCTACCTGATCTGGAACCTCCCCGCTGACACCTTCGTGCTCTTCGCCGGCTGGCTGCTGCTGGCTCTGGTCGTCTACCTCGGCTACAGCCGCCGGCACTCACGGCTGGCCGCGAACGAGGCGGCCGCCGTGCGGTCCGCCGCACCCCGAAGCCGCACCTGA
- a CDS encoding PucR family transcriptional regulator translates to MANPPIRGGTSEELYALADAVGAATGAAVAIEDLDRRVLAYSTLPNQRIDTVRRQGILDRRVPEQPEQLVQYREVLAAPGVVRLPVLAEEELPRAAVAIRAGRRPLGTIWAIEGERPIDDAGERALLDGARLAALHMLRRRSAAELELQAREEALRAALHGRRTAREVRFELGLPRQRPLALLGFAPLSSSDAPGGDVLVHLAAVSTRHWSAVHSEASIATVGRTVYVLLPLDDEPTALATARRLGDQAAVVLDLSIEPPLRAAASRIASTPEELPDLRSEVDDVLRVTTSDPEAPVFATLRDTHARVMLAHVADELARRPQLRHPGIAAMLEHDRTKGTAFAASVTAWLDAVGNVGEAAARLTIHPNTLKYRLRRAAELFDIDLDHPDDRLSCWLQLRAPG, encoded by the coding sequence ATGGCGAATCCGCCGATTCGCGGCGGCACGAGCGAGGAGTTGTACGCCCTCGCCGACGCCGTTGGGGCGGCGACGGGTGCAGCCGTGGCGATCGAGGACCTGGATCGCCGTGTGCTTGCCTATTCGACTTTGCCCAACCAGCGGATCGACACGGTCCGGCGCCAGGGCATCCTGGATCGCCGGGTCCCGGAGCAACCGGAGCAGCTGGTGCAGTACCGCGAGGTGCTGGCCGCGCCGGGCGTGGTCCGACTGCCTGTGCTGGCAGAGGAGGAGTTGCCCCGCGCGGCGGTCGCGATCCGGGCCGGGCGGCGGCCATTGGGCACCATCTGGGCGATCGAGGGCGAGCGTCCGATCGACGACGCCGGAGAACGGGCCTTGCTCGACGGGGCCCGACTCGCCGCCCTTCACATGCTGCGCCGCCGCAGCGCGGCCGAGCTGGAGCTGCAGGCTCGTGAGGAGGCGCTGCGCGCCGCACTGCACGGTCGGCGGACCGCCCGCGAGGTACGCTTCGAGCTGGGCCTGCCTCGCCAGCGACCGCTGGCTCTACTCGGCTTCGCCCCGCTGAGCAGCTCGGACGCCCCAGGGGGCGACGTTCTGGTACACCTGGCCGCCGTGTCCACCCGGCACTGGTCGGCCGTCCACTCCGAGGCCTCGATCGCGACCGTCGGCCGCACCGTCTACGTGCTGCTGCCGCTGGACGACGAGCCCACCGCCCTCGCGACCGCCCGGCGACTGGGAGATCAAGCCGCGGTCGTACTCGACCTCAGCATCGAACCACCACTACGGGCCGCCGCCTCTCGCATCGCCTCCACCCCGGAGGAGCTGCCCGACCTGCGGTCGGAGGTCGACGACGTCCTGCGGGTCACCACGTCCGACCCGGAGGCACCGGTCTTCGCAACGCTGCGCGACACCCACGCCCGGGTGATGCTCGCGCACGTCGCCGACGAACTCGCCCGGCGCCCGCAGCTGCGCCATCCAGGCATCGCGGCGATGCTGGAACACGACCGTACCAAGGGCACCGCCTTCGCGGCCTCGGTGACCGCCTGGCTGGACGCCGTGGGCAACGTCGGCGAGGCCGCCGCGCGGCTGACGATCCATCCGAACACGCTCAAGTACCGGCTGCGCCGGGCCGCGGAACTCTTCGACATCGACCTCGACCACCCGGACGACCGGCTCTCCTGCTGGCTCCAGCTCCGGGCGCCCGGCTGA
- a CDS encoding SRPBCC family protein → MSSVKETVDVAAPLRVAYNQWTQFEEFPLFMEGVDEVRQLDDRHNHWTTSIGGVRREFDTEIVDQLPDDRITWRSVAGDTRQRGSVRFERIDETHTRVELTMDVEPTGIAEKGADALGMIDRRVKGDLGRFKDYLESRGRESGGWRGRIRPADPGSPL, encoded by the coding sequence ATGAGTTCGGTCAAGGAAACGGTCGACGTGGCGGCCCCGCTCCGCGTCGCGTACAACCAGTGGACTCAGTTCGAGGAATTCCCCCTCTTCATGGAAGGCGTCGACGAGGTCAGGCAACTCGACGACCGCCACAACCACTGGACCACCAGTATTGGCGGGGTACGGCGCGAGTTCGACACGGAGATCGTCGATCAGCTTCCGGACGACCGCATCACCTGGCGATCCGTCGCGGGAGACACCCGGCAGCGCGGATCGGTCCGGTTCGAGCGGATCGACGAGACGCACACACGTGTGGAACTCACGATGGATGTAGAGCCGACAGGCATCGCCGAGAAAGGCGCGGACGCGCTGGGCATGATCGACCGGCGGGTCAAAGGTGACCTGGGCCGCTTCAAGGACTACCTCGAAAGCCGCGGCCGCGAGAGCGGCGGCTGGCGCGGCCGCATCCGCCCCGCAGACCCCGGCTCTCCTCTCTGA
- a CDS encoding HAD family hydrolase: MSTNKSHSDNGNGRAAVFDVDGTLVDTNHLHVVTWWEAFRQAGHRVPTHAIHRAVGLGSEDLVAHLLGADRAEDEGADISAAHKTLYAQHFELLAALPGAGRLLRRLAADGWTVVLATSASGGELSALRRAIDADDAITATASADDVTEGKPAPEPVEKALELAGIPAERAVFVGDTVWDMRAGSRAGVRCVGLLCGGIPRDELEEAGAEAVFADPAHLLASLPRSPLA, encoded by the coding sequence ATGTCCACAAACAAGAGCCATTCGGACAACGGCAACGGCCGCGCAGCCGTGTTCGACGTGGACGGAACTCTCGTCGACACCAACCATCTGCACGTCGTGACCTGGTGGGAGGCGTTCCGTCAGGCAGGCCACCGAGTGCCGACGCACGCGATTCACCGTGCGGTCGGGCTCGGCTCAGAGGACCTTGTCGCCCATCTTCTCGGTGCGGACCGGGCCGAGGACGAAGGGGCCGACATCAGCGCAGCCCACAAGACGCTCTATGCCCAGCATTTCGAACTCCTGGCCGCGCTGCCGGGCGCGGGACGTCTGCTGCGGCGGCTGGCCGCAGACGGCTGGACGGTCGTCCTCGCCACATCGGCGAGTGGCGGCGAGTTGTCTGCGCTCCGGCGTGCGATCGACGCGGACGACGCGATCACGGCGACGGCGAGTGCCGATGACGTCACCGAAGGCAAACCCGCCCCCGAGCCCGTGGAGAAGGCCTTGGAGCTGGCCGGGATCCCGGCGGAGCGTGCAGTGTTCGTCGGCGACACCGTGTGGGACATGCGGGCGGGCAGCCGTGCGGGCGTGCGGTGCGTGGGGCTGCTGTGTGGCGGCATTCCGCGTGACGAGCTGGAGGAGGCCGGCGCCGAAGCCGTTTTCGCGGACCCGGCCCACCTGCTCGCCTCACTACCACGGAGCCCGCTGGCATGA
- the lysA gene encoding diaminopimelate decarboxylase → MAATQAARELVGLFPPGTGVDHSGALVLGGVPVSELAEAYGTPALVVDEAAIRARARRYADGLAARWPNSRATFASKAFPCTAVYRLLAEEGLGIDVAGGGELTLALAAGADPAGLVVHGNAKTDEELRLAVEAGAGTVVIDNFDDIDNLERILATTRGEQGVLVRVTPGIRPDTHEAVSTGQSGSKFGLPVPQAREAIARLRGSERLRLDGVHVHVGSQILDTEPFVRAVEAVADLGEFAVYDLGGGLGSRYTYADRPPTVEEYLDAVIDVAKRLLPADARILIEPGRSMVAEAGVSLYRVVSVKRGDGHTFVAVDGGMGDNLEVSLYQQRFEAAIATRPTGQGEPCRLVGRHCESGDTLSAGVPLQDPRRGDLIAVPVTGAYTYALSNNYNGACRPPVVFVRGGAHRAVVRRETYDDLMRRDLP, encoded by the coding sequence ATGGCAGCGACGCAGGCAGCGCGGGAGTTGGTCGGGCTCTTCCCGCCGGGGACCGGTGTGGACCACTCCGGCGCGCTGGTGCTGGGCGGCGTTCCCGTCTCTGAACTCGCCGAGGCCTACGGCACCCCCGCCCTGGTCGTCGACGAGGCCGCGATCCGAGCCCGGGCCCGCCGATACGCCGACGGGCTCGCCGCCCGCTGGCCGAACTCTCGGGCGACCTTCGCCTCCAAGGCCTTCCCCTGCACCGCGGTCTACCGGCTGCTCGCCGAGGAGGGACTGGGCATCGACGTCGCGGGCGGCGGTGAACTCACCCTGGCACTGGCGGCAGGCGCGGACCCGGCCGGGCTGGTCGTGCACGGCAACGCCAAAACCGACGAGGAGTTGCGCCTCGCCGTCGAGGCCGGGGCCGGGACCGTCGTCATCGACAACTTCGACGACATCGACAACCTGGAGCGGATCCTCGCCACCACCCGGGGCGAACAAGGCGTGCTGGTCCGGGTGACCCCCGGCATCCGCCCCGACACCCACGAGGCGGTCTCCACCGGCCAGAGCGGCTCCAAGTTCGGCCTGCCGGTCCCACAAGCCCGAGAAGCGATCGCCAGGCTGCGCGGCAGCGAACGGCTGCGCCTGGACGGCGTCCACGTCCATGTCGGCTCACAGATCCTGGACACCGAGCCGTTCGTCCGTGCGGTCGAGGCGGTCGCGGACCTCGGTGAGTTCGCCGTCTACGACCTCGGCGGCGGCCTCGGCTCCCGGTACACCTACGCCGACCGGCCCCCGACCGTGGAGGAGTACCTCGACGCCGTGATCGACGTCGCCAAGCGGCTGCTCCCCGCCGACGCCCGCATCCTGATCGAGCCGGGCCGTTCCATGGTCGCCGAGGCCGGCGTCTCGCTGTACCGCGTCGTCTCGGTCAAGCGCGGCGACGGCCACACCTTCGTCGCTGTCGACGGTGGCATGGGGGACAACCTGGAGGTCTCGCTCTACCAGCAGCGTTTCGAGGCGGCCATCGCCACCCGGCCAACCGGACAGGGCGAGCCATGCCGGCTGGTCGGCCGCCACTGCGAGTCAGGCGACACCCTCAGCGCCGGCGTCCCGCTCCAGGATCCGCGCAGGGGAGACCTGATCGCGGTGCCGGTCACCGGCGCCTACACCTACGCGCTCAGCAACAACTACAACGGTGCCTGCCGACCGCCCGTCGTCTTCGTCCGCGGCGGCGCGCACCGCGCGGTCGTCCGCCGCGAGACCTACGACGACCTGATGCGGCGCGATCTGCCATGA
- a CDS encoding YihY/virulence factor BrkB family protein, with protein sequence MEVVARVDAYQRRHRWVGFPLAVVYKFFDDQGSYLAALLAYYAFVSLFPLLLILVAVLGTLLSGDPGLRKQVLDSALAEFPVIGDQLGHNVHPLHGSGLALAAGVIGTLYGALNVAQAAQYALNKIWAVPRHARPDPLRSRLKGLLFLVILGTGLCVTTLLSSAVAAATVFGTRPAAGARVAAVAGAVVLNTGLIVLSQRVLTQRELPVRRLARAALGGACAWQLVQWAGSFYVSHVLRGATATYGMFGIVLGLLAWLYLGALIFLSTAEVSAVRVGRMWPRSLLTPFTDRVRLSPGDRRAYQSYATTEAFKGFEKIRVRFAQPPEPPQSPGR encoded by the coding sequence ATGGAAGTCGTCGCGCGCGTGGACGCGTACCAGCGTCGGCACCGCTGGGTGGGGTTCCCGCTGGCTGTGGTCTACAAGTTCTTCGACGATCAGGGCAGCTATCTCGCGGCCCTGCTCGCTTACTACGCCTTCGTATCTCTCTTCCCGCTCCTGCTGATCCTGGTGGCCGTCCTCGGCACCCTGCTCAGTGGCGATCCCGGCCTGCGGAAGCAAGTCCTCGACTCGGCGCTGGCCGAGTTCCCCGTCATCGGTGACCAGTTGGGCCACAACGTGCACCCCCTGCACGGCAGCGGACTCGCCCTCGCGGCCGGTGTCATCGGCACTCTGTACGGCGCCTTGAACGTGGCGCAGGCCGCCCAGTACGCGCTGAACAAGATCTGGGCCGTGCCCCGCCACGCCCGGCCGGACCCACTCCGTTCCCGGCTGAAGGGGCTTCTGTTCCTGGTGATCCTGGGGACCGGGCTGTGCGTGACCACGCTGCTGTCCTCGGCGGTGGCGGCCGCAACGGTGTTCGGGACCCGCCCGGCGGCCGGGGCGCGGGTCGCCGCGGTCGCCGGGGCGGTCGTGCTGAACACCGGACTGATCGTGCTGAGCCAGCGGGTCCTGACCCAGCGCGAGCTGCCAGTGCGCCGACTGGCCCGGGCGGCCCTCGGCGGCGCCTGCGCCTGGCAGCTCGTGCAGTGGGCCGGCTCCTTCTACGTCAGCCATGTGCTCCGGGGAGCCACAGCGACCTACGGGATGTTCGGTATCGTCCTCGGCCTGCTGGCCTGGCTCTACCTGGGCGCACTGATCTTCCTGAGCACCGCGGAGGTGAGCGCGGTCCGGGTAGGACGGATGTGGCCGCGCAGCCTGCTGACTCCTTTCACCGACCGGGTGCGCCTGAGCCCAGGAGACCGCCGCGCCTATCAGTCGTACGCGACCACGGAGGCCTTCAAGGGCTTCGAGAAGATCCGGGTGCGCTTCGCACAACCTCCAGAACCTCCGCAGTCCCCTGGCCGGTAA
- a CDS encoding TetR/AcrR family transcriptional regulator: protein MTVPTGRRERKKAATRQKIADTALRLFLQRGFDAVGIRDVAAEADVAVTTVFSHFTSKEALVFERDEDFEQRLTHAVTGRAPHEPLIPALRREVQALVRHCTSESATPIWRMIDESPALREYEASMRLRHAEALTTAIAADPDLPQTTTACRTIARFVIDAYSLAREAADPDAVLDEIFPMIEAAWAVTGPSGNSTMVT from the coding sequence ATGACCGTGCCGACTGGACGCCGTGAGCGCAAGAAAGCCGCAACCCGTCAGAAGATCGCCGACACCGCCCTGCGGCTCTTCCTGCAGCGCGGATTCGACGCGGTGGGCATCCGCGACGTGGCCGCCGAGGCCGACGTGGCCGTCACCACGGTCTTCTCCCACTTCACCTCGAAAGAGGCCCTGGTGTTCGAGCGGGACGAAGACTTCGAGCAACGCCTCACGCATGCGGTCACCGGCCGGGCGCCGCACGAGCCGCTCATCCCCGCGCTGCGCCGCGAGGTCCAGGCGCTCGTGCGGCACTGCACCTCGGAGAGCGCCACCCCGATCTGGCGCATGATCGACGAATCACCCGCCCTGCGGGAGTACGAGGCGTCGATGAGGCTGCGCCACGCGGAGGCGCTGACAACGGCCATCGCCGCCGATCCCGACCTGCCCCAGACCACAACAGCCTGCCGGACGATCGCAAGGTTCGTGATCGACGCCTATTCACTGGCCCGTGAGGCGGCCGACCCGGATGCCGTGCTCGATGAGATCTTCCCGATGATCGAGGCAGCCTGGGCCGTCACCGGCCCCTCCGGTAACTCCACCATGGTCACGTGA
- a CDS encoding hemerythrin domain-containing protein, whose translation MIDELMTDHREVEEMFGRNQALPTGGRRLRGLVDGLTIELARHAVAEEQYLYPAVCEHVEGGARLADKEIADHGRIEKIVKQLETVDTESTQMSPLLGQLMAEVAEHVEDEESNLFPMLRRAAPGAAERSR comes from the coding sequence GTGATCGACGAGCTGATGACCGACCACCGCGAGGTCGAGGAGATGTTCGGCCGCAACCAGGCCCTTCCCACGGGCGGGCGGCGACTGCGTGGCCTCGTGGACGGGCTCACCATCGAGCTGGCCCGGCACGCGGTCGCCGAGGAACAGTACCTGTACCCGGCGGTGTGCGAACACGTCGAGGGCGGCGCCCGGCTCGCGGACAAGGAGATCGCCGATCACGGCCGCATCGAGAAGATCGTCAAACAGCTGGAGACGGTGGACACCGAGAGCACGCAGATGAGCCCGCTCCTGGGGCAGCTCATGGCAGAAGTCGCCGAACACGTCGAGGACGAGGAGAGCAACCTCTTCCCGATGTTGCGCCGCGCCGCACCCGGAGCAGCTGAACGATCCCGGTGA